One genomic segment of Bacteroides caccae includes these proteins:
- a CDS encoding DUF4293 domain-containing protein, with product MIQRIQTVYLLIVTGLLITAMCLPMGYFTDTMGEHPFKALGMDVNGAFQSTWGLFGILMLSTIVAFATIFLYKNRMLQIRMSIFNSLLLVGYYIAFFAFYFALKNDENLFRIGWALCLPLVSIILNILAIRSIGRDEVMVKAADRLR from the coding sequence ATGATTCAACGAATTCAAACAGTTTATTTACTGATTGTTACAGGGTTGCTTATTACGGCAATGTGTTTGCCAATGGGATATTTTACTGATACAATGGGCGAACATCCCTTCAAAGCTTTAGGAATGGATGTAAATGGTGCTTTTCAATCTACATGGGGATTGTTTGGCATATTGATGCTTAGCACTATAGTTGCTTTTGCTACTATCTTTTTATATAAGAATCGTATGTTGCAGATTCGTATGTCTATTTTCAATAGCTTGCTGCTGGTAGGATATTATATTGCTTTCTTTGCTTTTTATTTTGCATTGAAAAACGATGAGAATCTTTTCCGTATCGGTTGGGCGCTTTGTTTACCCCTTGTTTCTATCATTCTGAATATACTGGCTATCCGTTCTATAGGACGTGATGAAGTTATGGTTAAAGCTGCCGATAGATTGAGATAA
- a CDS encoding porin family protein yields MIKIKTFLLATLLLTGLVFPATAQIGEPRSNFSVGVNGGVNLNSASFTPTIKQNSLMGITGGLTARYISEKYFAMICGAQVELNISQRGWDELFEMEDENGQTIKVPGKTYTRKMTYVDIPFLAHLAFGRERGLQFFVHAGPQIGFLIGESETIEGIDMNTLSNTQKAIYGVKIQNKFDYGITGGGGVELRTKKAGSFLVEGRYYFALSDFYSTTKKDYFARAAHGTITVKLTYLFDLKK; encoded by the coding sequence ATGATAAAGATAAAGACATTTTTGCTCGCAACACTCCTGCTTACAGGACTTGTTTTTCCTGCTACTGCACAGATCGGAGAGCCACGAAGTAACTTCTCTGTTGGTGTCAATGGAGGTGTCAACCTGAACAGCGCTTCCTTCACTCCTACTATTAAGCAAAACAGCCTTATGGGAATTACCGGAGGATTGACGGCACGTTATATTTCCGAAAAGTATTTTGCCATGATCTGTGGCGCACAAGTAGAACTTAATATCTCACAACGAGGCTGGGATGAGTTATTTGAAATGGAAGATGAAAACGGGCAAACGATTAAAGTACCCGGCAAGACATATACCCGCAAGATGACCTATGTCGATATCCCTTTTCTTGCGCATCTTGCTTTCGGACGAGAAAGAGGTTTGCAGTTCTTTGTTCATGCAGGTCCTCAAATCGGTTTTCTGATCGGTGAATCGGAAACAATAGAGGGCATAGATATGAATACGTTGTCGAACACCCAGAAAGCGATATATGGAGTTAAGATCCAGAATAAATTCGATTATGGTATCACTGGCGGTGGCGGCGTGGAACTAAGAACGAAAAAAGCCGGCAGTTTTTTGGTAGAAGGTCGTTATTATTTTGCCTTATCCGACTTCTACAGTACAACAAAAAAAGATTATTTCGCCCGCGCAGCGCATGGCACAATCACTGTAAAACTCACCTATCTTTTTGATTTGAAGAAATAA
- a CDS encoding LysM peptidoglycan-binding domain-containing protein produces MKPINRLFLFLLFISASYAISYAQENQSFFLHTIEKGQSLYSISKMYNVTTSDIIRLNPGCDEKIYAGQTIKIPKGKDTQKGETFHTIQAGETLYKLTTMYNVSAKAICEANPGLSAENFRIGQVILIPLEKEPTNTVQTSVTQPAIQGPVVARCKEMHKVKRKETIFSVSREYGISEQELINANPELKKGMKKGQLLCIPYPSATPVQPTPKEDLYAVPPSNSELFRKSKETPKNISTIKAALLLPFQEDKRMVEYYEGFLMAVDSLKRTGTSLDLYVYDCGKEVSTLNTILAKKEMKEMNVIFGPMHQSQIKPLSDFAEKNGIRLVIPFSQKGEEVFNNPAVYQINTPQSYLYSEVYEHFTRQFPNSHVIFIESANPDKEKADFISGLKQELKSKGISMRTVDESATKETLKAALRNDKENIFIPTSGKNVLLIKILPQLTLLVRDNPGPNIHLFGYPEWQTNTKDHLESFFELDVYFYSSFYTNTLFPAAVQFTNAYHKWYSKDLASKYPNYAMLGFDTGFFFLKGLSRYGSELENNLSKMNLTPIQTGFKFERVNNWGGFINKKVFFIRFTKNFELVKLDFE; encoded by the coding sequence ATGAAACCGATAAACCGATTATTCTTATTTTTGCTTTTTATAAGCGCTTCATACGCTATCAGTTATGCCCAAGAAAATCAATCATTTTTCTTGCATACTATCGAAAAAGGACAAAGTTTATACTCTATCTCCAAGATGTACAATGTCACTACATCTGACATCATCCGCTTGAATCCCGGTTGCGATGAGAAGATTTATGCCGGACAGACTATTAAAATTCCCAAAGGAAAGGATACTCAGAAAGGGGAAACATTCCATACGATTCAAGCCGGAGAGACTTTATATAAACTGACTACAATGTATAACGTATCCGCCAAGGCAATCTGTGAAGCAAATCCCGGGTTAAGCGCTGAGAATTTTCGCATCGGACAGGTAATTCTCATCCCGTTGGAAAAAGAACCAACCAATACGGTGCAGACTTCGGTGACACAACCTGCGATCCAAGGTCCGGTAGTAGCCAGATGTAAAGAGATGCACAAGGTTAAACGCAAAGAGACTATATTTAGCGTGAGCCGCGAATATGGAATCAGCGAACAAGAATTAATCAACGCTAATCCCGAACTGAAAAAGGGAATGAAAAAAGGACAACTACTCTGTATCCCTTATCCTTCTGCAACACCAGTGCAACCTACACCCAAGGAAGATCTATATGCGGTTCCTCCCAGCAACAGCGAACTTTTCCGTAAGAGTAAAGAAACTCCGAAGAATATCTCGACTATTAAAGCCGCTCTGTTACTGCCTTTCCAGGAAGACAAACGTATGGTAGAATATTATGAAGGTTTTTTAATGGCAGTTGATAGTTTGAAACGTACGGGTACTTCTCTTGATTTGTATGTATACGATTGCGGTAAAGAAGTTTCCACGTTGAACACAATTCTGGCTAAAAAAGAGATGAAAGAAATGAATGTCATCTTCGGCCCGATGCATCAAAGTCAAATTAAACCGTTATCTGATTTTGCGGAAAAGAATGGTATTCGTCTAGTGATTCCTTTCTCACAAAAAGGCGAAGAAGTATTCAACAATCCTGCCGTTTATCAGATTAATACTCCACAATCATATTTATATTCTGAAGTATACGAGCATTTCACTCGCCAATTCCCCAATTCTCATGTTATTTTTATTGAATCGGCAAATCCGGACAAAGAAAAAGCTGACTTCATCAGTGGGTTGAAGCAGGAATTGAAAAGCAAAGGCATTTCCATGCGGACTGTAGACGAAAGCGCAACTAAAGAAACGCTGAAAGCAGCACTACGCAACGATAAAGAAAATATCTTTATTCCGACATCCGGTAAAAATGTATTATTAATCAAGATACTTCCACAGTTAACCCTGTTAGTCAGAGATAATCCGGGTCCCAACATTCATTTATTCGGTTATCCGGAATGGCAGACTAACACAAAAGATCACCTGGAAAGTTTCTTTGAACTAGATGTATATTTCTACTCCTCATTTTATACAAATACTTTGTTCCCGGCTGCCGTGCAATTTACTAATGCCTACCACAAATGGTACAGCAAAGATTTAGCCAGCAAATATCCCAACTATGCAATGCTTGGTTTCGATACAGGTTTCTTCTTCCTGAAAGGATTGTCACGCTATGGCTCGGAACTGGAAAATAACCTGTCCAAGATGAACCTTACTCCTATCCAGACCGGTTTCAAATTCGAGCGTGTAAACAACTGGGGAGGATTTATTAATAAAAAGGTGTTCTTCATACGTTTCACTAAGAACTTTGAATTAGTAAAACTTGATTTCGAATAA
- the uvrA gene encoding excinuclease ABC subunit UvrA, with translation MQETEYINVYGARVHNLKDIDAEIPRNSLTVITGLSGSGKSSLAFDTIFAEGQRRYIETFSAYARNFLGNLERPDVDKITGLSPVISIEQKTTNKNPRSTVGTTTEIYDYLRLLYARAGVAYSYLSGEEMVKYTEEQILGLILKDYKGKKIYLLAPLIRTRKGHYRELFEQIRKKGYLYVRVDGEVREITHGMKLDRYKNHDIEVVIDKLVVTEKDDRRLKQSVATAMRQGDGLLMILDAQTESIRHYSKRLMCPVTGLSYREPAPHNFSFNSPQGACPKCKGLGVVNQIDVDKVIPDCEQSIYEGAIAPLGKYKNAMIFWQIGALLEKYDATLKTPVKELPDDAIEEVLYGSDDRIKIKSSLIGTSSDYFVTYEGVVKYIQMLQEKDASATAQKWAEQFAKTTVCPECKGARLNKEALHFRIHDKNINELANMDISELYDWLMKVDVYLSDKQKKISVEILKEIRTRLKFLLDVGLDYLALNRSSVSLSGGESQRIRLATQIGSQLVNVLYILDEPSIGLHQRDNLRLINSLKELRDMGNSVIVVEHDKDMMLAADYVIDMGPKAGRLGGEVVFAGTPTEMLKTNTMTSQYLNGKMKIEIPAKRRKGNGKSIWLRGAKGNNLKNVDVEFPLGKLICVTGVSGSGKSTLINETLQPILLQKFYRSLQDPLEYDSIEGLENIDKVVNVDQSPLGRTPRSNPATYTGVFSDIRNLFVGLPEAKIRGYKPGRFSFNVSGGRCEACTGNGYKTIEMNFLPDVYVPCEVCHGKRYNRETLEVRFKGKSIADVLDMTINRAVEFFENVPQILNKIKVLQDVGLGYIKLGQSSTTLSGGESQRVKLATELSKRDTGKTLYILDEPTTGLHFEDIRVLMGVLNKLVDKGNTVIVIEHNLDVIKMADYLIDMGPEGGKGGGELLSYGTPEEVVKSTKGYTPKFLREELGL, from the coding sequence ATGCAGGAAACAGAATATATTAATGTGTATGGTGCGCGCGTACATAATTTGAAGGATATTGATGCCGAGATTCCCCGTAATAGCTTGACTGTGATTACCGGATTGAGTGGTAGTGGAAAATCTTCTTTGGCGTTTGATACGATATTTGCAGAAGGACAGCGTCGCTATATTGAAACCTTTTCAGCGTATGCCCGCAACTTTTTGGGTAATCTGGAGCGTCCGGATGTTGATAAAATAACCGGTTTGAGCCCGGTGATCTCTATTGAACAGAAAACGACGAATAAAAATCCGCGTTCTACGGTAGGAACTACTACTGAGATATACGATTATCTCCGTCTGCTTTATGCTCGTGCGGGAGTGGCTTATTCGTATCTGTCCGGTGAAGAAATGGTGAAATATACCGAGGAGCAGATTCTCGGTCTGATTCTGAAAGATTATAAAGGAAAGAAAATCTATTTGTTGGCTCCCTTGATTCGTACACGTAAAGGACATTATAGGGAGCTTTTTGAGCAAATACGTAAAAAAGGATATCTCTATGTTCGGGTAGACGGTGAAGTGCGTGAAATTACTCATGGTATGAAACTCGACCGTTACAAGAATCACGATATAGAGGTAGTAATAGATAAGTTGGTCGTTACCGAAAAAGATGATAGAAGACTGAAACAGAGTGTAGCGACGGCTATGCGTCAGGGAGACGGCTTGTTGATGATTCTGGATGCACAGACGGAAAGTATCCGTCATTATAGTAAGCGACTGATGTGTCCTGTCACCGGATTGTCTTATCGTGAACCGGCACCGCACAATTTTTCATTTAACTCTCCTCAGGGAGCGTGTCCAAAGTGTAAAGGGCTGGGAGTAGTCAATCAGATTGATGTGGATAAAGTGATTCCCGACTGTGAACAATCCATTTATGAAGGAGCCATAGCACCTTTGGGAAAATATAAAAATGCTATGATCTTCTGGCAAATCGGTGCTTTGTTGGAAAAATACGATGCAACACTGAAGACCCCAGTAAAGGAATTGCCGGATGATGCAATTGAAGAAGTGTTGTATGGTTCCGATGATCGTATAAAAATCAAAAGCTCGCTGATCGGTACTTCTTCTGATTATTTTGTCACTTACGAAGGGGTGGTGAAGTATATTCAGATGTTACAAGAGAAAGACGCTTCGGCTACGGCACAGAAATGGGCAGAACAATTTGCAAAAACAACTGTTTGTCCCGAATGTAAAGGTGCTCGCCTGAATAAAGAAGCCTTGCACTTCCGTATTCATGATAAAAATATCAACGAATTGGCGAATATGGACATCAGCGAATTATATGATTGGTTAATGAAAGTTGATGTATATCTTTCCGATAAACAGAAGAAGATTTCTGTAGAAATTTTGAAAGAAATTCGTACGCGTCTGAAATTCTTGTTAGATGTCGGATTGGATTATCTTGCTTTGAACCGTAGTTCGGTGAGTCTTTCCGGTGGTGAAAGTCAACGTATCCGTTTAGCTACACAGATTGGCTCGCAGTTGGTGAATGTACTATATATCTTGGATGAACCGAGTATTGGTTTGCATCAGCGTGATAACCTGCGTCTTATTAATTCGTTGAAAGAACTTCGTGACATGGGAAACTCCGTAATTGTAGTGGAACATGATAAAGATATGATGCTGGCTGCCGATTATGTGATTGACATGGGGCCAAAAGCCGGACGTCTCGGTGGAGAAGTCGTTTTTGCCGGAACTCCAACGGAAATGTTGAAGACGAATACAATGACTTCACAATATTTGAATGGAAAAATGAAGATAGAAATCCCTGCTAAACGTCGGAAAGGGAATGGAAAATCTATCTGGTTGAGAGGCGCGAAAGGTAATAATCTGAAAAATGTTGATGTTGAATTTCCATTAGGTAAACTGATTTGCGTCACAGGTGTATCAGGGAGTGGAAAATCAACCTTGATTAATGAAACATTACAACCTATTCTTTTACAAAAATTCTACCGTTCATTACAAGATCCTTTGGAATATGATTCTATTGAAGGATTGGAGAATATAGATAAAGTAGTCAATGTAGACCAATCCCCGTTGGGGCGTACCCCACGCTCCAACCCGGCCACCTATACGGGGGTATTTTCGGATATCCGTAACTTGTTTGTCGGTCTTCCGGAAGCTAAGATTCGCGGATACAAACCGGGACGTTTCTCCTTTAATGTTTCGGGCGGACGTTGTGAAGCATGTACAGGAAACGGTTATAAGACGATTGAAATGAACTTCCTGCCTGATGTATATGTACCTTGTGAAGTTTGTCATGGCAAGCGATATAACCGGGAAACATTGGAAGTCCGTTTCAAGGGAAAGTCCATAGCCGATGTGCTTGATATGACGATTAACCGTGCCGTTGAATTTTTTGAGAATGTTCCGCAAATTTTGAACAAGATTAAAGTATTGCAGGATGTCGGACTAGGCTACATTAAGCTGGGGCAATCATCTACCACTCTTTCCGGCGGAGAGAGCCAGCGTGTGAAACTGGCAACGGAACTTTCAAAACGTGATACGGGAAAAACTCTTTATATTCTTGATGAACCGACTACAGGACTTCATTTCGAAGATATCCGGGTGCTAATGGGTGTACTGAACAAACTTGTCGATAAAGGAAACACAGTTATTGTTATCGAACATAATCTGGATGTGATAAAAATGGCGGATTACCTTATTGATATGGGCCCTGAAGGTGGTAAGGGTGGGGGAGAACTCTTAAGTTACGGAACGCCGGAAGAGGTAGTGAAGAGTACTAAAGGATATACGCCAAAGTTTCTTCGCGAAGAACTGGGGCTTTAA